A region from the Streptomyces sp. 3214.6 genome encodes:
- a CDS encoding PP2C family serine/threonine-protein phosphatase yields the protein MSQMPRQAALPTCPSCAEPLDAADRFCGACGYDLSTVPPGPDDHPTLTMNGSTEPAPAEGTPVSGTTVSGTGVSTVPGVGGVPGVGAVPGVGAVPGVGGDSGAGGGSGAGGVSGVRFDRPSEPDEYALQAPDPRVAAEAAAVAETSKVCVACRAGRVDDDGYCENCGHAQPRERDHMELESGPLAAVSDRGLRHHRNEDAFGLGRTALPDGSPALVAIVCDGVSSATRPDDASLAASKAASQSLLAALPQGTHPQQAMHEAIVAASYAVNALADEPATAREHAPHQNAPACTLVGSVVTPGLLVVGWVGDSRAYWVPEDRTSPPARLTEDDSWAAQMVAAGLMSEAEAYADERAHAITGWLGADAYELEPHTASFKPDRPGVVVVCTDGLWNYAEAAEEMAEVVPPDASVRPLHSARVLVGHALDGGGHDNVTVAVVPFPAPAQGAGSA from the coding sequence ATGTCGCAGATGCCCCGGCAGGCCGCCCTGCCGACGTGTCCGAGCTGCGCGGAGCCGCTCGACGCGGCTGACCGTTTCTGCGGTGCGTGCGGATACGACCTGTCCACCGTGCCGCCCGGACCGGACGACCATCCGACCCTCACGATGAACGGCTCGACCGAGCCGGCTCCCGCGGAGGGGACCCCGGTGAGCGGTACGACCGTGTCGGGCACCGGTGTGAGCACCGTCCCCGGCGTGGGCGGCGTGCCTGGCGTCGGTGCCGTGCCCGGCGTCGGTGCCGTGCCCGGCGTCGGTGGTGACTCCGGCGCGGGCGGTGGCAGCGGTGCCGGCGGTGTCTCCGGGGTGCGGTTCGATCGACCCTCGGAGCCGGACGAGTACGCCCTTCAGGCGCCGGACCCCCGGGTGGCCGCCGAGGCCGCCGCGGTGGCCGAGACCTCCAAGGTGTGCGTGGCCTGCCGCGCGGGCCGCGTCGACGACGACGGGTACTGCGAGAACTGCGGGCACGCCCAGCCCCGCGAACGCGACCACATGGAGTTGGAGTCGGGCCCGCTGGCCGCCGTCAGCGACCGCGGACTGCGCCACCACCGCAACGAGGACGCCTTCGGTCTCGGCCGCACCGCCCTGCCCGACGGCTCCCCCGCGCTCGTCGCGATCGTCTGTGACGGCGTGTCCTCCGCGACCCGCCCCGACGACGCCTCCCTCGCCGCGTCGAAGGCGGCCAGCCAGTCGCTGCTCGCGGCCCTGCCACAGGGCACGCACCCGCAGCAGGCCATGCACGAGGCGATCGTCGCCGCCTCGTACGCGGTCAACGCACTGGCCGACGAGCCTGCCACCGCCCGCGAGCACGCCCCGCACCAGAACGCCCCCGCCTGCACCCTGGTCGGGTCGGTCGTCACGCCCGGGCTGCTGGTCGTCGGCTGGGTCGGCGACAGCCGCGCCTACTGGGTCCCGGAAGACCGCACCTCGCCGCCCGCCCGGCTCACCGAGGACGACTCCTGGGCCGCGCAGATGGTCGCCGCGGGACTGATGAGCGAGGCGGAGGCCTACGCCGACGAGCGCGCCCACGCGATCACCGGCTGGCTCGGCGCTGACGCCTACGAACTGGAGCCGCACACCGCGTCCTTCAAACCCGACCGGCCCGGTGTGGTGGTGGTCTGCACGGACGGCCTGTGGAACTACGCCGAGGCGGCGGAGGAGATGGCCGAGGTCGTCCCGCCGGACGCCTCCGTACGCCCCCTGCACAGCGCACGCGTTCTCGTCGGTCACGCCCTGGACGGCGGGGGCCACGACAACGTAACAGTGGCCGTCGTGCCGTTCCCCGCCCCCGCACAGGGGGCAGGATCGGCCTGA
- a CDS encoding serine/threonine-protein kinase, translating to MSQAGQSCQRPGCEGSYEDVGGGELYCDTCGLAPVVSKSGMVGSPPTGVTAGGKGSSDSGSSRSGAHSARSSRSSRTSSQSAKSRRSVSGRLSRSLSGKSTGRSVSVRSSGSAAGSSGRARLGAGLVSVPQVPRPDPRAMVLDNPEVPERKRFCSRSDCGAPVGRSRGEQKGRTEGFCTKCGQPYSFVPKLKAGDVVHGQYEVVGCLAHGGLGWIYLAIDRPVGDRWVVLKGLLDTGDQDAMAAAISERRFLSEIEHASIVRIYSFVEHLDQRTGSLDGYIVMEYIGGKSLKEIANDRRTPQGKRDPLPVEQACAFGIEALEALGHLHSRNLLYCDFKVDNAIQSQDELKLIDMGAVRRMDDDESAIYGTVGYQAPEVAEVGPSVASDLYTVGRTLAVLTFDFQGYTTVFVDSLPDPDNIEVFRQYESFYRLLVRATDPDPARRFASAQEMAEQLTGVLREVVSLQSGRARPALSTLFGPEIKVTDTELFPKLDGEVSRLGARVAVKSGRLFGSSGATTALGGGTGGTGGAGGSGGSGGALAPSGGAVPALAFAGTPGGALPTAGTGLGAGTGTGTGGVPVSSGGGSGVVPGGLVKTVPAPAAALALPVPHVDPSDPNAGFLAGLLTSAPGELITALTAAPAPSVETRLRQIRAWLENDDHQAALMSLQKLEDERPDDWRVVWYRGVASLVTGDHEGAALAFDAIYDAFPGEPAPKLALGLCAEVLGQLDNAAEYYRLVWSTDPSYVSSAFGLARVQLAAGDRKSAVRTLESVPESSIHYTAARVAAVRARLRQRTALASDVPFLEDLTAAAAQVEALDAYGLDPKRREQLSAEVLGCALDWILSGGRGAGPDARRALLGSELDERGLRFGLERSYRTLARLATGGEERIDLVERANRYRPRTWV from the coding sequence ATGAGTCAGGCAGGGCAGTCGTGTCAGCGGCCGGGCTGCGAGGGGTCGTACGAGGACGTGGGCGGCGGTGAGCTGTACTGCGACACCTGCGGTCTGGCCCCGGTCGTCTCCAAGAGCGGCATGGTCGGCTCACCGCCGACCGGGGTGACCGCGGGCGGCAAGGGCTCGTCGGACAGCGGGAGTTCACGCTCCGGCGCGCACAGCGCCCGCAGTTCCCGCAGTTCCCGTACGTCGTCGCAGTCGGCGAAGTCGCGGCGCTCGGTGTCGGGGCGGCTGTCGCGCTCGCTGTCGGGCAAGTCGACGGGCCGCTCGGTGTCGGTGCGCTCCTCCGGCTCCGCGGCCGGCTCCTCCGGGCGGGCCCGGCTCGGCGCCGGCCTGGTCTCGGTGCCGCAGGTGCCGCGTCCCGACCCGCGCGCGATGGTCCTCGACAACCCCGAGGTGCCCGAGCGCAAGCGGTTCTGCTCGCGCTCCGACTGCGGCGCGCCGGTGGGGCGTTCGCGCGGCGAGCAGAAGGGGCGCACGGAGGGCTTCTGCACCAAGTGCGGTCAGCCGTACTCCTTCGTGCCGAAGCTGAAGGCCGGCGACGTCGTGCACGGCCAGTACGAGGTCGTGGGCTGCCTCGCGCACGGCGGTCTCGGCTGGATCTACCTGGCCATCGACCGCCCGGTGGGCGACCGGTGGGTCGTCCTGAAGGGTCTCCTGGACACCGGTGACCAGGACGCGATGGCCGCGGCCATCTCCGAGCGGCGCTTCCTCTCCGAGATCGAGCACGCCAGCATCGTGCGGATCTACAGCTTCGTCGAGCACCTCGACCAGCGCACCGGCTCGCTCGATGGCTACATCGTCATGGAGTACATCGGCGGCAAGTCCCTGAAGGAGATCGCCAACGACCGCCGCACACCGCAGGGCAAGCGGGATCCGCTCCCCGTCGAGCAGGCCTGCGCGTTCGGCATCGAGGCGCTCGAGGCGCTCGGCCACCTGCACAGCCGCAACCTGCTGTACTGCGACTTCAAGGTCGACAACGCGATCCAGAGCCAGGACGAGCTCAAGCTGATCGACATGGGCGCGGTCCGGCGCATGGACGACGACGAGTCGGCCATCTACGGCACGGTCGGCTACCAGGCCCCGGAGGTCGCGGAGGTCGGCCCGTCCGTCGCGTCCGACCTGTACACGGTGGGCCGTACGCTCGCCGTCCTGACGTTCGACTTCCAGGGCTACACGACCGTCTTCGTCGACTCCCTGCCCGACCCCGACAACATCGAGGTCTTCCGCCAGTACGAGTCCTTCTACCGGCTTCTCGTCCGCGCCACCGACCCCGACCCGGCCCGCAGGTTCGCCTCGGCGCAGGAGATGGCGGAGCAGCTGACGGGCGTGCTGCGCGAGGTCGTCTCGCTGCAGAGCGGCCGGGCGCGGCCCGCGCTGTCGACCCTGTTCGGACCCGAGATCAAGGTCACGGACACCGAGCTGTTCCCGAAGCTGGACGGCGAGGTGTCCCGGCTGGGGGCCCGGGTCGCGGTCAAGTCCGGGCGGTTGTTCGGGAGTTCGGGAGCCACGACGGCCCTCGGCGGCGGCACGGGCGGGACCGGTGGTGCCGGTGGTTCGGGGGGTTCGGGGGGTGCGCTTGCGCCGTCCGGCGGGGCCGTCCCTGCCCTCGCCTTCGCGGGCACCCCCGGCGGCGCGCTGCCGACGGCCGGTACGGGCCTGGGTGCGGGCACAGGTACGGGTACCGGCGGTGTCCCGGTGTCGTCCGGCGGTGGGTCCGGTGTCGTTCCCGGCGGCCTGGTGAAGACCGTCCCGGCGCCCGCCGCGGCCCTCGCGCTGCCCGTCCCGCACGTCGACCCCTCCGACCCCAACGCGGGCTTCCTCGCAGGCCTGTTGACGTCCGCGCCCGGCGAGCTGATCACGGCGCTCACCGCCGCGCCGGCGCCGTCGGTCGAGACCCGGCTGCGGCAGATCCGCGCCTGGCTGGAGAACGACGACCACCAGGCCGCCCTCATGTCCCTTCAGAAACTGGAGGACGAACGGCCCGACGACTGGCGGGTGGTCTGGTACCGGGGCGTGGCCTCGCTGGTCACCGGCGATCACGAGGGCGCCGCGCTCGCCTTCGACGCGATCTACGACGCCTTCCCCGGCGAACCCGCGCCCAAGCTGGCGCTCGGCCTGTGCGCGGAGGTGCTGGGCCAGCTCGACAACGCCGCCGAGTACTACCGCCTGGTGTGGTCGACCGACCCCAGCTATGTGAGCTCCGCGTTCGGCCTGGCGCGCGTCCAGCTCGCCGCCGGGGACCGCAAGAGCGCCGTACGGACGCTGGAGTCGGTGCCGGAGTCCTCCATCCACTACACGGCGGCCCGGGTGGCGGCCGTGCGCGCCCGGCTCCGGCAGCGGACGGCGCTCGCCTCCGACGTACCCTTCCTGGAGGACCTCACCGCCGCCGCGGCCCAGGTCGAGGCGCTGGACGCGTACGGTCTGGATCCGAAGCGGCGCGAGCAGTTGTCCGCCGAAGTCCTCGGCTGTGCCCTCGACTGGATACTCTCCGGTGGCCGGGGCGCGGGACCGGACGCCCGGCGGGCGCTGCTCGGCAGCGAACTGGACGAGCGGGGGCTGCGCTTCGGCCTGGAGCGCTCGTACCGCACGCTGGCCCGGCTGGCGACCGGCGGCGAGGAGAGGATCGACCTGGTGGAACGTGCCAATCGTTACCGCCCCCGGACGTGGGTGTAG
- a CDS encoding glutamate ABC transporter substrate-binding protein: MRAQRMRDGLKGWGGVGAMAAVCALALAFVLLLPWAHSHGDASAGRGGRGAAEGSPVADAACTAPEKQTLAPSSADGPTIAAIKARQGEKRKLIVGVDQNSYRWGYRDPNNTGAELEGFDIDLVHRIAQDILGDPEAVQFKAIPTNQRIPAIQEGRVDMVVRTMTISCGRLSDVAFSAPYFKTGQQVLAPKSSTITGYNDTLAKKRICTATGSTANTKLDDDKKASRLPATVDIATTVPNQLDCLVRLQLGEVDAVVTDGALAASQAAQDPTVELKGAPFTVEYYGVAMKKDASDLVRRVNQILVEYRASGWQASYDKWLSATLGTDATTSKPPTPPQYLRTS, encoded by the coding sequence ATGCGTGCGCAACGTATGCGGGACGGCCTGAAGGGCTGGGGCGGCGTGGGGGCCATGGCGGCCGTCTGCGCCCTCGCGCTGGCCTTCGTGCTGCTGCTGCCGTGGGCGCACTCCCACGGCGACGCCAGTGCGGGGCGGGGCGGCCGGGGCGCCGCCGAGGGCAGCCCGGTGGCCGACGCGGCCTGCACGGCTCCCGAGAAGCAGACGCTGGCGCCGTCGAGCGCGGACGGGCCGACGATCGCCGCGATCAAGGCCCGGCAGGGCGAGAAGCGCAAGCTGATCGTCGGCGTCGACCAGAACAGCTACCGCTGGGGCTACCGCGACCCCAACAACACCGGCGCGGAGCTGGAGGGCTTCGACATCGACCTGGTCCACCGGATCGCCCAGGACATCCTCGGCGACCCGGAAGCCGTCCAGTTCAAGGCCATCCCGACCAATCAGCGCATCCCGGCCATCCAGGAGGGCCGGGTCGACATGGTCGTGCGCACGATGACGATCTCCTGCGGCCGTCTCTCCGACGTCGCGTTCTCCGCGCCGTACTTCAAGACGGGCCAGCAGGTCCTCGCCCCCAAGTCCTCGACGATCACCGGCTACAACGACACGCTGGCGAAGAAGAGGATCTGCACGGCGACCGGTTCGACGGCCAACACCAAGCTCGATGACGACAAGAAGGCGAGCCGGCTGCCCGCCACCGTCGACATCGCCACCACCGTCCCCAACCAGCTCGACTGTCTGGTCCGGTTGCAGCTCGGCGAGGTCGACGCGGTCGTCACCGACGGCGCGCTCGCGGCCAGTCAGGCGGCCCAGGACCCAACAGTCGAGCTCAAGGGCGCGCCATTCACCGTCGAGTACTACGGCGTGGCGATGAAGAAGGACGCGAGCGATCTGGTACGCCGGGTCAACCAGATCCTGGTGGAGTACCGCGCGAGCGGCTGGCAGGCCTCGTACGACAAGTGGCTGTCGGCGACACTGGGCACTGACGCGACGACGTCGAAGCCGCCCACGCCGCCGCAGTACCTGCGCACGAGTTGA
- a CDS encoding N-acetylglucosamine kinase, which translates to MGLTASVLAIDAGNSKTDVAVVAADGEVLGTARGGGFRPPAVGVETAVDALADTVTRAYRTAGVNTATHVSACLANADLPVEEEQLAAALHARAWGGSVDVRNDTFAILRAGVADPLGVAVVCGAGINCVGMRPDGRTARFPALGRLSGDWGGGWGLAEEAVWHGARAEDGRGAPTALARTLPAHFGLPSMYALIESLHLEHIPPSRRHELTPVLFATATAGDSVARSLVDRLAEEVVTMATVALTRLELLEEETPVLLGGGVLTAGHEQLDDRVRELLAARAPKAVPNVVRARPVLGAALLGLDRLGAGVQVQRSVRAYFERPGPAAPREPNVRPRRIHEQG; encoded by the coding sequence GTGGGCCTGACGGCAAGTGTGCTCGCCATCGACGCGGGCAACAGCAAGACCGACGTAGCGGTCGTGGCGGCCGACGGAGAGGTCCTCGGCACGGCCCGCGGCGGCGGCTTCCGCCCGCCCGCGGTGGGCGTGGAGACGGCCGTCGACGCCCTGGCCGACACCGTCACGCGCGCGTACCGGACAGCCGGCGTCAACACGGCGACCCATGTCTCCGCCTGCCTGGCCAACGCCGACCTGCCGGTCGAGGAGGAACAGTTGGCGGCCGCCCTGCACGCGCGCGCGTGGGGCGGGTCCGTGGACGTGCGCAACGACACCTTCGCGATCCTGCGGGCGGGCGTGGCCGACCCCCTGGGCGTGGCCGTCGTCTGCGGCGCCGGTATCAACTGCGTGGGCATGCGCCCCGACGGCCGCACCGCCCGCTTCCCGGCGCTGGGCCGCCTTTCCGGCGACTGGGGCGGCGGCTGGGGCCTGGCCGAGGAGGCCGTCTGGCACGGGGCACGCGCGGAGGACGGCAGGGGCGCCCCCACGGCCCTGGCCCGCACGCTCCCGGCCCACTTCGGCCTGCCGTCCATGTACGCACTGATCGAGTCCCTGCACCTGGAGCACATCCCGCCGTCCCGCCGCCACGAACTGACCCCGGTGCTGTTCGCGACGGCGACCGCGGGCGACTCCGTGGCCCGCTCGCTCGTCGACCGCCTGGCGGAGGAGGTGGTCACCATGGCGACGGTGGCGCTGACCCGTCTGGAGCTCCTGGAGGAGGAAACGCCGGTGCTGCTGGGCGGAGGAGTCCTGACGGCGGGCCACGAGCAACTGGACGACCGGGTGCGGGAACTGCTCGCGGCCAGGGCGCCGAAGGCGGTGCCGAACGTGGTGCGCGCACGTCCCGTGCTGGGGGCGGCCCTGCTGGGTCTCGACCGACTCGGCGCCGGGGTTCAGGTGCAGCGGTCGGTGCGGGCCTACTTCGAGCGGCCCGGCCCTGCCGCCCCCAGGGAACCGAATGTGCGCCCACGACGTATTCATGAACAGGGGTGA
- a CDS encoding 6-phospho-beta-glucosidase, with protein sequence MKLTVVGGGSTYTPELIDGFARLRDTLPVEELVLVDPAAERLELVGGLARRVFARQGHPGRIVTTSDLDAAVEGADAVLLQLRIGGQAAREQDETWPLECGCVGQETTGAGGLAKALRTVPVVLDIAERVRRANPHAWIIDFTNPVGIVTRALLGAGHKAVGLCNVAIGLQRKFAGLLDVTPADLHLDHVGLNHLTWETGVRLDGPEGENVLPDLLTTHADAIAADLRLPREVLDRLGVVPSYYLRYYYAHDEVVRELRTKPSRAAEVAAMERELLALYADPALAEKPALLAKRGGAYYSEAAVDLAAALLTGSGSPYQVVNTRNNGTLPFLPDDAVIEVQAAVGPKGASPLPVTPVDPLFAGLMANVTAYEDLALDAALHGGRNRVFKALLSHPLVAQYEYAEQLTDRLIAHNREHLAWA encoded by the coding sequence ATGAAACTCACCGTGGTCGGCGGCGGCTCGACCTACACACCCGAACTGATCGACGGCTTCGCACGCCTACGCGACACGCTCCCCGTCGAGGAGCTGGTCCTCGTCGACCCGGCGGCGGAACGCCTGGAGCTGGTGGGCGGGCTGGCCCGCCGCGTCTTCGCCCGCCAGGGCCACCCCGGCCGGATCGTCACGACGTCCGACCTGGACGCGGCCGTCGAGGGCGCCGACGCCGTCCTGCTGCAACTCCGTATCGGCGGCCAGGCGGCCCGCGAGCAGGACGAGACCTGGCCCCTGGAGTGCGGCTGCGTAGGACAGGAGACGACCGGCGCGGGCGGCCTGGCGAAGGCGCTGCGCACCGTCCCCGTGGTCCTGGACATCGCCGAACGCGTCCGGCGCGCCAACCCGCACGCCTGGATCATCGACTTCACCAACCCGGTCGGCATCGTCACCCGGGCCCTGCTGGGGGCCGGCCACAAGGCGGTCGGCCTGTGCAACGTGGCGATCGGCCTGCAGCGCAAGTTCGCCGGACTGCTCGACGTCACCCCGGCCGACCTCCACCTGGACCACGTGGGCCTCAACCACCTCACCTGGGAGACGGGGGTCCGCCTGGACGGCCCCGAGGGCGAGAACGTCCTGCCGGACCTCCTGACCACCCACGCCGACGCGATCGCCGCCGACCTGCGGCTGCCCCGCGAGGTCCTGGACCGCCTCGGCGTGGTCCCGTCGTACTACCTGCGCTACTACTACGCGCACGACGAGGTCGTACGGGAACTGCGCACCAAGCCGTCGCGGGCGGCCGAAGTGGCGGCGATGGAACGCGAGTTGCTGGCGCTGTACGCCGACCCGGCGCTGGCCGAGAAGCCGGCGCTGCTGGCGAAGCGCGGCGGCGCGTACTACTCGGAGGCGGCCGTGGATCTGGCGGCGGCCCTGCTCACCGGCTCCGGCAGCCCGTACCAGGTGGTCAACACCCGCAACAACGGCACGCTGCCCTTCCTCCCGGACGACGCGGTGATCGAGGTCCAGGCGGCGGTGGGCCCCAAGGGCGCCTCCCCCCTCCCCGTAACGCCGGTGGACCCCCTGTTCGCGGGCCTGATGGCGAACGTGACGGCCTATGAGGACCTGGCCCTGGACGCGGCCCTGCACGGCGGCCGCAACCGCGTCTTCAAGGCGCTTCTCTCCCACCCGCTGGTCGCCCAGTACGAGTACGCCGAGCAGCTGACCGACCGACTGATCGCACACAACCGGGAGCACCTCGCGTGGGCCTGA
- a CDS encoding carbohydrate ABC transporter permease yields MPHDTARGATRRTARVPGQVESKAPASPAERTARRKALLEWIAVHSLGVAAALFFTLPFVFVFLTSLMSDSQALSRDLIPHTWEWANYRKVFDTPGFLTWWKNTLIYAGLGTVLTVVSSVPVAYALAKFRFRGRNLTLMLVISMMMLPPQVVVIPMYLFWAKQLDLSGTLWPMIIPLAFGDAFSIFLLRQFLMTIPDEYVDAAKVDGCGDLRTLLKVVLPMAKPGIAAIALFQFFAAWNDYFGPQIYTSENPAAWTLSYGLESFKGAHHTDWNLTMAATVLVMAPVILVFFFAQKAFVEGVTLTGVKG; encoded by the coding sequence ATGCCCCACGACACGGCCCGGGGCGCGACCCGGCGCACGGCCCGAGTACCGGGGCAGGTGGAGTCGAAGGCGCCCGCCTCGCCCGCCGAGCGCACGGCCCGCCGCAAGGCGCTCCTGGAATGGATCGCGGTCCACTCCCTCGGCGTCGCGGCGGCCCTGTTCTTCACGCTCCCCTTCGTGTTCGTCTTCCTGACCTCCCTGATGAGCGACTCGCAGGCGCTCAGCCGGGATCTGATCCCGCACACCTGGGAATGGGCCAACTACCGGAAGGTCTTCGACACCCCCGGTTTCCTGACCTGGTGGAAGAACACGCTGATCTACGCCGGACTGGGAACAGTCCTTACCGTCGTGTCCTCGGTCCCCGTCGCGTACGCGCTCGCCAAGTTCCGCTTCCGGGGCCGCAATCTGACGCTGATGCTGGTGATCTCGATGATGATGCTGCCTCCCCAGGTGGTCGTCATCCCGATGTACCTCTTCTGGGCGAAGCAGCTGGACCTGTCGGGCACCCTGTGGCCGATGATCATCCCGCTGGCGTTCGGCGACGCGTTCTCGATCTTCCTGTTGCGCCAGTTCCTGATGACGATCCCCGACGAGTACGTGGACGCGGCGAAGGTGGACGGCTGCGGTGACCTGCGCACCCTGCTGAAGGTGGTCCTGCCGATGGCCAAGCCCGGCATCGCGGCGATCGCGCTCTTCCAGTTCTTCGCCGCCTGGAACGACTACTTCGGCCCGCAGATCTACACCTCGGAGAACCCGGCCGCCTGGACCCTGTCCTACGGCCTGGAGTCCTTCAAGGGCGCGCACCACACCGACTGGAACCTCACCATGGCGGCCACCGTGCTGGTCATGGCCCCCGTGATCCTCGTGTTCTTCTTCGCCCAGAAGGCGTTCGTCGAAGGTGTCACCCTCACCGGAGTGAAGGGTTAA
- a CDS encoding carbohydrate ABC transporter permease, with protein MAATHTLRAKHRRSTLRTLAFLSPWLIGFAVFFAYPMISTVYFSFMHYDGFRPPTWSGTKNWTYVFEHYPFFWPALRNTLWLVVIMVTLRVLFGLGIGMLITKIKTGTGVFRTLFYLPYLAPPVAATMAFAFLLNPGTGPVNSILEKIGIPAPAWFNDPNWSKPALTLMFLWGVGDLMVIFMAALLDVPKEQYEAAELDGASAWQRFRFVTLPNISPIIMFAVVTGVIAAMQCYTQPLVAGKVASGVIQGAGTLFEPGYPEHSTLTLPQLVYNLGFQRFDYGSACVVALVLFALSMAFTALLMRRRGGLIQAGD; from the coding sequence ATGGCGGCCACCCACACGTTGCGGGCGAAGCACCGTCGCTCGACGCTGCGCACCCTCGCCTTCCTCTCCCCCTGGCTGATCGGCTTCGCGGTCTTCTTCGCGTACCCGATGATCTCGACGGTCTACTTCTCGTTCATGCACTACGACGGCTTCCGGCCGCCGACGTGGAGCGGCACGAAGAACTGGACGTACGTCTTCGAGCACTATCCGTTCTTCTGGCCGGCCCTGCGCAACACCCTCTGGCTCGTCGTGATCATGGTGACCCTGCGGGTCCTGTTCGGACTCGGGATCGGCATGCTGATCACGAAGATCAAGACGGGTACGGGTGTCTTCCGGACCCTGTTCTACCTGCCCTACCTCGCCCCGCCGGTCGCCGCGACGATGGCGTTCGCGTTCCTCCTCAACCCCGGTACGGGCCCGGTCAACTCGATCCTGGAGAAGATCGGCATCCCGGCGCCGGCCTGGTTCAACGACCCGAACTGGTCCAAGCCGGCCCTCACGCTGATGTTCCTGTGGGGCGTGGGCGACCTGATGGTCATCTTCATGGCCGCGCTGCTCGACGTGCCCAAAGAGCAGTACGAGGCGGCGGAGCTGGACGGCGCGTCGGCGTGGCAGCGGTTCCGGTTCGTCACCCTTCCCAACATCTCGCCGATCATCATGTTCGCGGTCGTCACCGGGGTGATCGCGGCGATGCAGTGCTACACGCAGCCGCTCGTCGCGGGAAAGGTCGCCTCGGGCGTGATCCAGGGCGCGGGCACCCTGTTCGAGCCCGGCTATCCCGAGCACTCCACGCTCACCCTCCCCCAACTCGTCTACAACCTCGGCTTCCAGCGCTTCGACTACGGCTCAGCCTGTGTCGTCGCCCTGGTCCTGTTCGCCCTGTCGATGGCGTTCACCGCGCTGTTGATGCGGCGCCGGGGCGGTCTCATCCAGGCAGGTGACTGA
- a CDS encoding ABC transporter substrate-binding protein, giving the protein MPTRISEVVRKAAFALTASTALLLSTTACTGQSAAGADDDASKETTLTFWHAWSAPNEVKAVQSLISGFEKTHPNIHVNVVGNMTDDKINQALRAGGSKAPDVISSFTTNNVGKFCSSGALIDLNPYFKKADIDPSTTFPKAMNQYTQYDGNRCAVPLLGDAYGLYYNKTAFKKAGITSPPRTWTEFEADAKKLTIPKGNTFKQLGFMPDYHGWETTTEHYLGQFSPTYFDTAGKSTIATDPAVAAAFTLQKKLVDELGGFKKLETFRSTLGDEWGPKHPFQTGQVAMQLDGEWRLGMALDAKPDFEIGVAPLPVPDDQAAQYGKGYITGTIAGIAATSKKQNAAWELVKYMTTDTSAVVAFSNAIHNVPSTLAALKSPDLKYDPRFKTFLDIAANPNSTTSPASINGGVYLATVQQLGYDYESGKVTDLQAGLKKAAAQIDTDIAQAK; this is encoded by the coding sequence ATGCCCACACGCATATCCGAAGTCGTCCGAAAGGCGGCTTTTGCCCTCACCGCCTCCACGGCCCTCCTGCTGAGCACCACCGCCTGCACCGGCCAGTCCGCGGCCGGCGCCGACGACGACGCGTCAAAGGAAACAACCCTTACCTTCTGGCACGCCTGGAGCGCGCCGAACGAGGTCAAGGCCGTCCAGTCGCTGATCTCGGGCTTCGAGAAGACGCACCCCAACATCCATGTGAACGTCGTCGGCAACATGACCGACGACAAGATCAACCAGGCGCTGCGCGCGGGCGGCAGCAAGGCGCCGGACGTGATCTCGTCGTTCACCACCAACAACGTCGGCAAGTTCTGCTCGTCGGGCGCCCTGATCGACCTCAACCCGTACTTCAAGAAGGCGGACATCGACCCGTCCACGACCTTCCCGAAGGCGATGAACCAGTACACCCAGTACGACGGCAACCGCTGTGCCGTCCCCCTGCTGGGCGACGCGTACGGCCTGTACTACAACAAGACGGCGTTCAAGAAGGCGGGCATCACCTCCCCGCCCAGGACCTGGACCGAGTTCGAGGCCGACGCCAAGAAGCTGACGATCCCCAAGGGGAACACGTTCAAGCAGCTCGGCTTCATGCCGGACTACCACGGCTGGGAGACCACCACCGAGCACTACCTCGGCCAGTTCTCCCCGACGTACTTCGACACGGCGGGCAAGTCGACCATCGCCACCGACCCGGCCGTGGCAGCCGCCTTCACCCTCCAGAAGAAGCTCGTCGACGAGCTCGGCGGCTTCAAGAAGCTGGAGACCTTCCGGTCGACACTCGGCGACGAGTGGGGCCCGAAGCATCCCTTCCAGACCGGCCAGGTCGCCATGCAGCTCGACGGCGAGTGGCGCCTGGGCATGGCCCTGGACGCCAAGCCGGACTTCGAGATCGGCGTCGCCCCGCTGCCCGTCCCTGACGACCAGGCGGCCCAGTACGGCAAGGGCTACATCACCGGCACCATCGCCGGCATCGCCGCCACCAGCAAGAAGCAGAACGCGGCCTGGGAACTGGTGAAGTACATGACCACCGACACGTCCGCGGTGGTCGCCTTCTCCAACGCCATCCACAACGTGCCCTCCACGCTGGCCGCCCTGAAGTCCCCCGACCTGAAGTACGACCCGCGCTTCAAGACCTTCCTCGACATCGCCGCCAACCCGAACTCGACCACCTCCCCGGCCTCGATCAACGGCGGCGTCTACCTCGCCACCGTCCAGCAGCTCGGCTACGACTACGAGAGCGGCAAGGTCACCGACCTGCAGGCGGGCCTGAAGAAGGCGGCCGCGCAGATCGACACGGACATCGCGCAGGCGAAGTAG